One Thermodesulfobacteriota bacterium genomic region harbors:
- a CDS encoding integration host factor subunit alpha: MTKADIVNDLYERLGYSKRECANIVDSVFDIIKETLSKGENVKISGFGNFVLKDKKERKGRNPKTGEEMVIPRRRVLNFKLSQVLKETMNQR; the protein is encoded by the coding sequence ATGACGAAGGCAGATATAGTGAACGACCTCTATGAGAGACTCGGATATTCCAAGAGAGAATGTGCAAATATCGTCGATTCTGTCTTCGATATAATTAAAGAGACTTTATCAAAGGGAGAAAATGTTAAGATTTCCGGTTTCGGAAACTTTGTCCTCAAAGACAAAAAGGAGAGAAAAGGGAGGAATCCGAAGACGGGCGAAGAAATGGTTATTCCAAGAAGGAGGGTCCTCAACTTCAAACTCAGTCAAGTTCTCAAAGAGACGATGAACCAAA